A region of Ochrobactrum quorumnocens DNA encodes the following proteins:
- a CDS encoding Lrp/AsnC ligand binding domain-containing protein, whose translation MKPVFLQLQCTPGKTYEVADTLFQREIVSELYSTSGEYDLLAKIYVAEGDDIGKFINENVLNIPNIVRSLTTLTFTAF comes from the coding sequence ATGAAGCCCGTTTTCCTGCAACTGCAATGCACGCCTGGCAAGACTTATGAAGTTGCGGACACGCTCTTTCAGCGTGAGATCGTTTCGGAACTCTATTCGACGAGCGGCGAATATGACCTTCTCGCCAAAATCTATGTCGCTGAAGGTGACGATATCGGCAAGTTCATCAATGAAAACGTGCTGAACATTCCAAACATCGTGCGTTCGCTGACCACCCTCACATTTACCGCGTTTTAG
- a CDS encoding GGDEF domain-containing protein produces MLYVLPAVLLLFSLAFVIVWAADQLRRYLLWCALCFFCIGLAMLAQLVDIPADDGQNTMLTATVYVLGALAGGHGILRRSGLSLPLWFCAASLTLVLGGVIYFLYPHPSLLGRVYVLNLGLACVILGIVWYLRGLVHGSPADKLILGMLVLVAVQFFPRTLLTAHSIVSEDTPVDFAFTPFWQWTVFSTAVAAVIAGLVLFAAASADRFNELVNERDSDPLTGLLNRRGLETRMLAMGRSNVSGWVVACDIDYFKTINDVYGHATGDVVLKEFADVLQSHLRSGDLTARTGGEEFILYLNDMPSDAAFALVEKIRESVKAREFSRLSSGANVTCSFGVVRLRNQDDLWQVVERADKVLYAAKEAGRDRTLFEENVS; encoded by the coding sequence ATGCTCTATGTACTGCCAGCCGTTCTGCTCCTGTTTTCACTGGCCTTCGTCATTGTCTGGGCTGCAGATCAACTGCGTCGCTATCTTTTGTGGTGCGCGTTGTGCTTTTTCTGCATTGGCTTGGCCATGCTTGCTCAGCTTGTCGATATACCCGCTGATGATGGTCAGAACACGATGTTGACGGCCACAGTCTACGTGCTTGGTGCTTTGGCAGGCGGGCATGGGATTCTACGCCGATCAGGCCTCAGTTTGCCGCTCTGGTTCTGCGCTGCAAGTCTTACGCTCGTCCTGGGTGGCGTTATCTATTTTCTGTATCCCCATCCAAGCCTGCTTGGCCGGGTGTATGTTCTCAATCTCGGGCTTGCATGTGTGATTCTGGGTATTGTCTGGTATCTGCGCGGCCTCGTTCATGGTTCTCCTGCTGACAAGCTCATACTGGGCATGCTGGTTCTGGTGGCGGTGCAATTTTTTCCACGCACACTGCTGACTGCGCATTCCATTGTCAGTGAAGATACGCCGGTCGATTTTGCCTTCACGCCTTTCTGGCAATGGACAGTTTTTTCGACAGCCGTTGCAGCGGTTATTGCGGGTCTGGTGTTGTTTGCAGCAGCAAGCGCTGATCGATTCAATGAGCTGGTTAATGAGCGCGATAGCGATCCCCTCACAGGGCTTCTCAACCGACGTGGGCTGGAAACGCGCATGTTGGCTATGGGGCGCAGCAATGTTTCGGGTTGGGTTGTGGCCTGTGACATCGATTACTTCAAAACGATCAACGATGTTTATGGTCACGCAACGGGCGACGTTGTGTTGAAAGAGTTTGCCGATGTTCTCCAGTCGCATTTAAGGAGCGGTGATTTGACGGCACGTACCGGCGGCGAGGAGTTTATTCTTTATCTCAATGACATGCCGTCAGATGCCGCATTCGCCTTGGTCGAGAAGATACGGGAAAGCGTCAAGGCACGCGAATTTTCGCGTCTCTCAAGTGGCGCAAACGTTACATGCAGCTTTGGTGTTGTCAGGCTTCGAAACCAGGATGACCTCTGGCAAGTTGTGGAACGTGCCGACAAGGTACTTTATGCTGCTAAAGAAGCGGGCCGTGATCGCACCTTGTTTGAAGAGAATGTTTCCTGA
- a CDS encoding DUF930 domain-containing protein produces MKFLSALIPNSFVAHLLSFITMSVVVSVSAPSMAMTALEKAQLEKLDPATRLEQRCDVEAMERISRDERKFSVDKVLAYAFSDPVAGKNSIQAEGAAFRSREHWYKLAFVCKTDDEHINVVSFDYDIGDEVPQDQWDKHYLVP; encoded by the coding sequence ATGAAATTTTTATCTGCTCTGATCCCGAATTCATTCGTCGCTCACCTTTTGTCGTTCATTACTATGTCGGTCGTCGTTTCTGTGAGTGCGCCGTCCATGGCTATGACAGCGCTCGAAAAGGCTCAGCTTGAAAAGCTCGATCCTGCAACGCGTCTTGAACAGCGCTGCGATGTCGAGGCGATGGAGCGGATCAGCCGGGACGAGAGAAAGTTTTCGGTCGACAAGGTTCTGGCCTATGCTTTTTCTGATCCAGTAGCGGGAAAGAACAGCATTCAGGCTGAAGGTGCTGCGTTTCGCAGTCGCGAGCATTGGTATAAGCTCGCTTTCGTTTGCAAGACGGATGACGAGCACATCAACGTCGTATCATTCGACTATGATATTGGTGATGAAGTTCCGCAGGATCAGTGGGACAAGCACTATCTCGTCCCCTGA
- a CDS encoding lysozyme inhibitor produces MQKGLYNTGIATVMTVLTASPVLAQSISRDSIIRIDYVCERGVVVPVTYIHAGEEPAFAVLDAEGKMVALQWHDALKKYVAMDEQDSYRWAEKDGKAILSHLEADDSAKEATILSSCRADDSEQ; encoded by the coding sequence ATGCAAAAAGGCCTATACAATACAGGTATCGCAACCGTCATGACAGTTCTCACGGCAAGCCCGGTTCTGGCGCAATCAATCAGCCGGGATTCCATTATTCGCATCGACTACGTCTGCGAACGCGGCGTTGTCGTGCCGGTCACCTACATTCATGCAGGCGAGGAACCAGCTTTCGCGGTCCTCGACGCTGAAGGCAAGATGGTCGCGCTGCAATGGCACGACGCTCTCAAAAAATATGTCGCCATGGATGAGCAAGACAGCTATCGCTGGGCTGAAAAAGACGGCAAAGCCATCTTAAGCCACCTCGAAGCCGACGATTCAGCCAAAGAGGCGACAATTCTCTCGTCCTGTCGCGCTGACGATAGTGAACAATAA
- a CDS encoding sulfate ABC transporter substrate-binding protein: MSNNISRFSLTLAAFVATASLAGTIQASHADQTLLNVSYDPTRELYKDYNAAFAKHWKDQTGENLTIRVSHGGSGKQARSVIDGVKADVVTLALESDIDAIVEHSGKIDKDWRKRLPDNSSPYTSTIVFLVRKGNPKAIKDWGDLVKDGVEVITPNPKTSGGARWNYLAAWAWAYKEYGGDEAKIKDYIGELFRHVPVLDTGARGSTTTFVQRQLGDVLLAWENEAYLSIAEFGEDAFDIVVPPQSILAEPPVALVDKNADENGTRKVAEAYLEYLYSPEGQALASKHFYRPSKPDVVPADQKREFPQLQLVTIDDPIFGGWAKAQPYHFGDGGTFDQIYKPAK; this comes from the coding sequence ATGTCGAACAACATATCGAGATTCTCATTAACGCTTGCAGCTTTTGTGGCAACGGCGTCACTGGCAGGAACTATTCAGGCAAGCCATGCCGATCAGACGTTGCTGAATGTGTCCTATGATCCGACGCGTGAGCTGTACAAGGATTACAACGCGGCCTTTGCAAAACACTGGAAGGATCAGACAGGCGAAAATCTGACCATCCGCGTTTCCCATGGTGGATCGGGCAAACAGGCACGCTCGGTCATTGACGGCGTTAAGGCTGATGTCGTGACGCTTGCTCTGGAAAGTGATATCGACGCGATTGTCGAACATTCCGGGAAAATCGACAAGGATTGGCGCAAACGTCTTCCGGACAATTCCTCCCCCTATACCTCCACGATCGTTTTCCTCGTTCGCAAGGGCAATCCCAAGGCCATCAAGGATTGGGGTGATCTGGTAAAGGACGGTGTCGAGGTCATTACCCCCAATCCGAAAACCTCGGGCGGTGCACGCTGGAATTATCTGGCGGCTTGGGCGTGGGCTTATAAGGAGTATGGCGGCGATGAAGCTAAGATAAAGGATTATATCGGCGAATTGTTCCGCCACGTGCCTGTGCTTGATACCGGTGCACGCGGTTCGACAACGACCTTTGTGCAGCGCCAGCTTGGCGATGTGTTGTTGGCTTGGGAAAACGAGGCCTATCTTTCGATCGCTGAATTCGGTGAAGATGCTTTTGACATCGTGGTTCCACCGCAATCCATCCTCGCAGAACCACCAGTGGCGCTGGTCGACAAGAATGCCGATGAAAATGGCACCCGCAAAGTTGCAGAGGCCTATCTCGAATATCTCTATTCGCCGGAAGGTCAGGCGCTTGCATCCAAGCATTTCTACCGTCCATCCAAGCCGGACGTCGTACCTGCTGACCAGAAGCGCGAGTTTCCACAATTGCAGCTCGTGACGATCGATGATCCAATCTTTGGCGGATGGGCCAAGGCGCAGCCTTATCACTTTGGCGATGGTGGAACATTCGACCAGATATACAAGCCCGCAAAATAA
- the cysT gene encoding sulfate ABC transporter permease subunit CysT, with translation MSSRPAPVRAGWHFRKPSVIPGFGLTLGFSVAYLTLLILIPLAALVLRSTDVGLSGFWRIVTDERTIKALETSFGTAFIAALVNVVFGVILAWVLVRYRFPGRRFIDAIVDIPFALPTAVAGIALASIYAPNGWIGSLLAPFNIRIAFSRAGIVVALIFIGLPFVVRTVQPIMEEISREVEEAAATLGASRFQTIWRVLLPSLQPAILTGFALAFARGVGEYGSVIFIAGNTPYVSEIAPLLIVIRLEEYDYAGATALATVMLALSFAMLLFINLIQSWTRKKYGHGE, from the coding sequence ATGTCTTCGCGCCCTGCACCGGTCAGAGCAGGGTGGCATTTCAGAAAACCGAGTGTCATTCCGGGTTTCGGACTGACACTCGGTTTTAGTGTCGCCTATTTGACCCTTCTTATTCTTATTCCGCTTGCGGCTCTCGTGCTGCGCTCAACCGATGTCGGCCTGTCGGGGTTCTGGCGTATCGTCACTGACGAACGCACCATAAAAGCGCTTGAAACGAGCTTTGGCACAGCCTTCATTGCAGCGCTTGTCAATGTTGTGTTTGGCGTGATCTTGGCCTGGGTATTGGTGCGCTATCGCTTTCCGGGGCGTCGGTTCATTGACGCAATCGTCGATATTCCGTTTGCACTTCCAACGGCTGTTGCCGGTATCGCACTGGCCTCGATCTATGCGCCCAATGGCTGGATCGGCAGCTTGTTGGCTCCGTTTAATATTCGGATCGCTTTCTCGCGTGCTGGCATCGTCGTGGCACTCATCTTCATCGGCTTGCCATTCGTGGTGCGCACTGTGCAGCCCATTATGGAAGAAATCAGCCGCGAAGTTGAGGAAGCTGCAGCAACACTTGGCGCATCGCGTTTCCAGACAATCTGGCGGGTGCTTCTGCCAAGTCTGCAACCTGCTATTCTCACAGGCTTTGCACTGGCTTTCGCACGCGGAGTTGGCGAATATGGCTCGGTTATCTTCATTGCGGGTAACACACCTTATGTATCGGAAATCGCGCCCTTACTGATCGTCATCAGGCTTGAAGAATATGACTATGCCGGTGCAACCGCACTTGCGACCGTGATGCTGGCACTTTCCTTTGCCATGTTGCTGTTTATCAATCTGATCCAGTCCTGGACGAGAAAGAAGTATGGCCATGGCGAATGA
- the cysW gene encoding sulfate ABC transporter permease subunit CysW translates to MTTSTRSAVTESLPTRLLLIGIALVFLALFLILPVIAVFVEAFRKGTEEYLTALVEPDAWAAIRLTLLVAAISVPVNLVFGVAAAWAIAKFEFKGKAVLTTLIDLPFSISPVISGLVFVLLFASHGLLGPWLSSHNIQILFAVPGIVLATLFVTFPFVARELIPLMQEQGSGDEEAAISLGANGWQTFRYVTLPNIKWGLLYGVLLCNARAMGEFGAVSVVSGHIRGLTNTMPLHVEILYNEYNFVAAFAVASLLALLALVTLALKAFLELRYGDELAGSNGH, encoded by the coding sequence ATGACAACTTCGACGCGCAGCGCTGTGACGGAAAGCCTGCCGACTCGGCTCCTTTTGATTGGTATAGCGCTGGTGTTTCTGGCGCTCTTCCTCATTCTTCCGGTAATCGCAGTTTTTGTCGAAGCCTTTCGTAAGGGAACGGAAGAGTATCTTACAGCACTTGTTGAGCCGGACGCCTGGGCAGCGATCAGGTTGACCTTGTTGGTTGCGGCAATATCCGTGCCCGTCAATCTGGTATTTGGTGTCGCCGCTGCTTGGGCAATTGCCAAGTTCGAGTTCAAAGGCAAAGCCGTTCTGACAACCTTGATTGACCTGCCATTTTCGATATCGCCGGTTATTTCCGGTCTTGTTTTTGTGTTGCTGTTCGCAAGCCATGGACTGCTTGGACCATGGCTATCGAGCCATAATATCCAGATACTCTTTGCGGTGCCCGGTATTGTGTTGGCAACGCTCTTTGTGACATTCCCATTTGTGGCGCGTGAACTCATTCCGCTCATGCAGGAACAGGGAAGCGGTGATGAAGAAGCTGCAATTTCGTTGGGGGCAAATGGCTGGCAGACCTTCCGTTATGTGACTTTGCCCAACATAAAATGGGGGCTTCTCTACGGAGTTTTGCTCTGTAATGCGCGGGCGATGGGCGAGTTTGGCGCGGTTTCCGTGGTGTCGGGCCATATCCGTGGTCTTACCAATACGATGCCGCTGCACGTCGAAATCCTCTATAATGAGTATAATTTCGTTGCAGCCTTTGCTGTCGCTTCACTGCTGGCGCTCCTTGCTCTCGTGACCTTGGCACTAAAAGCATTTCTGGAGCTGCGTTATGGTGATGAACTGGCTGGTAGTAACGGGCATTAA
- a CDS encoding sulfate/molybdate ABC transporter ATP-binding protein — translation MEVRVAGVRKEFARFPALHNVSLDIRSSELIALLGPSGSGKTTLLRLIAGLEKPTEGAIYFGEEDASHKSVQERNVGFVFQHYALFRHMTVAENIGFGLKVRPSSTRPATVEIKRRALELLDLVQLKGLENRYPSQLSGGQRQRVALARAMAIEPKVLLLDEPFGALDAQVRKELRRWLREIHDKTGHTTVFVTHDQDEALELADRVVVMSQGRIEQIGTPDEVYDTPNSPFVYGFIGESSTLPVRIEKGELWLADRNIGLTVDGATDGEARLFFRPHDVELLDGCGGCIAGTVVASRRSGGKRRVELEIGGARERVEIEIPAEHPASEKSRIAFRPRYWRVFGNDDAPNAIENPPVLTEAQA, via the coding sequence ATGGAAGTTCGTGTCGCCGGTGTGCGTAAAGAGTTTGCTCGCTTTCCGGCATTGCATAATGTGTCGCTGGACATCCGTTCGAGCGAATTGATTGCGTTGCTTGGACCGTCGGGCTCAGGCAAGACAACTTTGCTGCGCCTGATTGCTGGGCTGGAAAAACCAACCGAAGGTGCCATTTATTTTGGTGAAGAGGATGCTTCGCACAAGAGTGTGCAGGAGCGGAACGTCGGTTTCGTGTTCCAGCATTATGCGCTGTTTCGCCATATGACGGTTGCCGAGAATATCGGTTTTGGCCTGAAGGTTCGCCCGAGCAGCACACGTCCTGCCACTGTCGAGATTAAACGCCGCGCGCTTGAATTACTCGATCTTGTGCAGCTGAAAGGGCTTGAAAACCGTTACCCATCACAGCTTTCTGGTGGCCAGCGCCAGCGCGTGGCTCTTGCGCGCGCTATGGCTATCGAGCCCAAAGTCCTACTTCTCGATGAACCATTTGGAGCGCTTGATGCGCAGGTTCGCAAGGAACTGCGCCGTTGGCTCCGTGAGATCCACGACAAAACTGGCCATACAACGGTGTTCGTTACCCACGATCAGGATGAAGCGCTTGAACTCGCAGATCGAGTGGTGGTGATGAGCCAGGGTCGTATTGAGCAGATTGGTACACCTGACGAGGTTTATGATACGCCCAATTCGCCTTTCGTTTACGGCTTCATTGGTGAATCCAGCACTCTGCCCGTGCGTATCGAGAAAGGCGAACTCTGGCTGGCTGACCGCAATATTGGTCTGACGGTCGATGGTGCCACCGACGGTGAAGCGCGGTTATTTTTCCGTCCGCACGATGTCGAGTTGCTTGACGGTTGTGGCGGCTGCATTGCGGGTACGGTAGTTGCGAGCCGCAGGTCTGGCGGCAAACGCCGTGTAGAGCTTGAAATCGGCGGTGCGCGCGAGCGCGTTGAGATCGAGATACCGGCCGAGCATCCGGCTTCGGAAAAAAGCCGTATCGCTTTTCGTCCTCGCTATTGGCGCGTTTTCGGAAATGATGATGCGCCTAATGCAATTGAAAACCCTCCGGTTTTAACCGAGGCTCAGGCCTAA